From Cotesia glomerata isolate CgM1 linkage group LG2, MPM_Cglom_v2.3, whole genome shotgun sequence, a single genomic window includes:
- the LOC123258727 gene encoding uncharacterized protein LOC123258727 — protein sequence MTYSNMANTQLDGRRMSAGHVQGRINSMANPGSTDIFLSIPTLSTATTTTSTVTTTMSSRVSDNSTVQRSSQANNELLQQSTPAGGAFQNRNQYFAPPGDRRSEEINLPPEMQRTFNRLDQATETVRRMSTEQRTINQENSLAITRLSQILEDVVHSQRDLMNRIGSRDNSVWSNSPVDFNITDCQLRGTTLAPPGQGLAGGDGTAHPSGPRNQPENNRDRTEAEQNIPLSERINFLNHRLNQLHLSQNQQQTGARGDSSFHNRDSFGRRSGHDSQGQYTGPGMALPPFQSPYQNLNRGTRYFMHERRRKDILSSLKLGNLIFPQDRMSVEEFLHAVESRAHREGWTEDEVLGSMGYILRGTPARWFDNNYQRWGSYTQFKMEFRKAFGSAMTDYQIIHDIGKLRMKPGENFTEFVLKVQQKYLTMMSPPSIEDQVTNIRNYLTDELRTLVFSRPVYSYEDLLNALHEASRCIEEAGQSCQTQETVKPQEKTKVGVIGPTVEKGSCQEEELELSGYRTPTTSYDNKYGVQVRTNQNHYRQPHRFQTPRIPRPCYNCGVPGHSFVGCENPRQDVCNNCLKIGHTRQNCPLLTIDNRRKSSLDSVNSSEQCNDPRTENERKTHLHLSLVPRRFSSFKEQQWGLVRVR from the coding sequence AACACACAGTTAGATGGACGTAGAATGTCTGCAGGCCATGTGCAAGGCCGGATTAATTCCATGGCTAACCCGGGCTCGACAGACATATTTCTATCAATACCAACGTTGTCAACAGCTACAACTACGACTTCAACAGTCACAACTACGATGAGTAGCAGAGTCTCCGATAACTCAACAGTTCAGCGTTCCTCACAGGCCAACAATGAGTTACTCCAACAGAGTACTCCGGCTGGAGGCGCTTTCCAAAACAGGAACCAATACTTTGCACCACCAGGGGACCGTCGTTCAGAGGAAATTAATTTACCCCCTGAGATGCAAAGAACTTTTAACCGTTTAGACCAAGCGACAGAAACAGTACGTCGAATGAGTACTGAACAGAGGACtataaatcaagaaaattcttTAGCCATTACTCGTCTGTCGCAGATATTGGAGGATGTGGTTCATTCTCAACGTGATTTGATGAACAGAATTGGCAGCCGTGACAATTCCGTATGGTCAAATTCTCCAGTTGATTTCAACATTACTGACTGTCAACTACGGGGTACAACCCTAGCCCCTCCGGGTCAAGGTTTGGCAGGGGGGGATGGAACAGCTCATCCGTCGGGTCCGAGAAATCAACCGGAGAATAACAGAGACAGGACTGAGGCTGAGCAAAATATTCCTCTATCAGAAAGGATCAATTTCCTCAATCACCGACTGAATCAGCTTCACCTTTCCCAGAATCAACAACAGACAGGTGCACGAGGTGACTCTTCGTTTCATAACCGAGATAGTTTTGGACGAAGGTCAGGCCACGACTCCCAAGGCCAATACACAGGGCCGGGGATGGCTCTACCTCCGTTCCAAAGTCCATACCAAAATTTGAACAGAGGCACCAGGTACTTTATGCACGAAAGAAGGCGCAAAGATATTTTATCAAGTCTGAAGCTTGGTAACCTGATCTTTCCACAAGATAGAATGTCTGTCGAAGAATTTCTGCATGCGGTCGAGAGCAGAGCACACCGTGAAGGCTGGACAGAAGACGAAGTCCTGGGTTCCATGGGGTACATACTCCGAGGAACACCAGCACGCTGGTTTGATAACAACTACCAGCGCTGGGGTTCTTATACTCAATTCAAGATGGAATTCCGCAAGGCTTTTGGTAGTGCAATGACAGATTACCAAATAATTCACGATATTGGTAAACTGAGGATGAAACCCGGGGAAAATTTCACGGAGTTTGTGTTAAAGGTTCAGCAAAAATATTTGACCATGATGAGTCCTCCATCCATAGAGGATCAAGTGACAAATATTAGAAACTATCTAACTGATGAACTGCGAACTCTGGTTTTCTCTAGGCCGGTATACTCATACGAAGACCTTTTGAACGCTCTGCATGAAGCCTCGAGGTGCATCGAAGAAGCTGGACAGTCTTGTCAGACTCAAGAAACAGTAAAGCCCCAGGAGAAGACAAAGGTTGGGGTGATTGGGCCTACAGTCGAAAAAGGGAGCTGCCAGGAAGAAGAGTTGGAACTATCAGGCTACAGAACTCCAACCACATCGTACGATAATAAGTATGGGGTTCAGGTGAGAACAAACCAGAACCATTATCGGCAGCCTCATAGATTTCAGACTCCAAGAATTCCCAGGCCGTGTTACAACTGTGGTGTTCCTGGACACTCCTTTGTGGGTTGCGAAAACCCTAGACAAGATGTCTGTAACAATTGTCTCAAAATTGGTCACACTCGACAAAACTGTCCGCTGTTGACAATCGATAACCGTAGGAAAAGCTCTTTGGATAGTGTAAACTCTAGTGAGCAGTGTAATGATCCCAGAACTGAAAATGAACGGAAAACCCACTTACACCTGTCCCTAGTTCCCCGTCGGTTCAGTTCGTTCAAGGAGCAGCAATGGGGTCTAGTGAGGGTTCGATAA